The DNA sequence GAGGCCCTCTCTTCCCATTTGTTCCAATGAGGATTAGGGATTGATGACAAACAGAGGGGCAGAAGAACGATGCATCTGCATTTCTGCAATAGAGAGAAAAGATTGAGTTGCTAGGTTAAATGTAATTTTCAGAAAGGATGAGCGCAAAATAGGAATTTGAATAGATTTCATTAAAAGCTCCGTGTTTTTTCGGAGTGGTTCGGTAGAAGCAAATCCTAAAAGCTAAGAATTGCTGCTTCTCAAAAACAGCAGTTGGGAGAAGCAGCTTCGACGAAAATCAACCTTAAAgaattttaccaaacaccttgATCTGGGCCCAAAATCACTTCTTAGTTCAAAAACAGCTTGGGAATCCATCCCAAACTGGGCCATATATATACTTACAAAGTTAAGAGCGGTTGTGTTTTCTGAAATTGTCCAGCAAAAGAGTTCAGGCGAAACGTTActtctatttatatatatatggcttcTGGTGAATGGGCCTGGGCCCAGAATTCTACAAAGAACCCTGATCCTGTTCCGGAGGCCGGACCCGACCGCGCTTAAGCGAGGCCGAAAATGGTGGCTGCTTCCGCCTCTCGTTGAATGAATGAGAAAGGTATGGCCAACAAATGAATTCAGCTCAACTTTATTTGATTATGAAATGTGAATTCAGTATACAACAAACGAATAGGAAATCATAGGAGATTATTGTGATGTACGTTACAAACTGTATAGttgaaccaaaatgaaagaGTATTTAAGATGAAGTAACAGTAAAACGGAAGCATGAGATCAAGGGCATATGTCATCTGATCATATCTTGCATCTGGTATATGTCATCTAGAAGACTAGAACCTTGATCGTCTACATTCCACCGGAAGACCTTGGGGAAATCGTTTTAGGTCAGTACAGTAGTTGTAGACCATGAACTTCTGCTGCACCCATCTTATCCTGTTTCGGCCTGCGGCATCTAGACCTTGATTGTGCCATGTACCCTGTTGATCAGTTAAGGAATTAGTTGAAGCAGAAGTGGAGACACCGCATGATGATGACGATGAGCCAGCGACGCAGGCATTGGCCTTGAAGTTTCTGTACGAGGCAGTGAAAGGAGCGTGAGTCCAGTCAGTCTTCACACGCCCACCTTGTGTAGCCCAGTCATCAGCATTCCACAGGCTCGAGTAAATCTTCATCGGTTGGTTTTTGGGGAATGGAACACCAACTGACTCCAAGTTGTTGAACACTCTAATTGGAATATTATCCACCAAGAATCTGCAGAAATGAATGAAGTATTAGGAAGTTTTCGAAAGGAGAATgcggtaaaaaaaaattggttaaaAATGAGTAGTAGTGTTGATGGCTAGCTACTTACATAATGCGTTGGCTGTTCCAGACAAGCGAGTAGGTATGGAAGGCGTTTGTAGGATCAAACCAAAGATGGAATTGTTGTTCTCTGTTCCCTTTCCCCTGGCTGAACACATTGGTGTGGAGAGTGTAGGGTTCACCAGAAGAGTTTCCCAAAAACTCAAAATCGATTTCATCATGAGTTGGACCTTGAGAAGACAACTGTACATATATGTATGTGTCTCCAAAATTAGTATTGATGCAAGTATATATAAGTGTAAAGTGGAAATATTAGTAGCACAATGCTAGCTGACTTACATAATATGCAGTGACAGTGCCAGCTGAGTTGCCAGCGACAAGTTTGATTTGCATGTCGATCCTTCCAAACAAGTACTCCTTCTTGGACTTGAAACCAGATCCGGAATACTGGTCGAGGTCGAGTGTGAGATGTTGTCCTCCGTTGAATATCTTAGCACGTTGTTCGCCGAATGTGATGTCAAAGTCTTGATAGAAATTACCGGCTGCAGCCATGGCCATGAAAGGACTTAACAAAACAGCAGAGAGGCAAAGCATCACTGAGACCTTAGAGGAAGACATAATGTTGAGAGAAGTTGTAGGtttagagagagaagatgaagCTGTTGTTGTGTTTGATGCTATAGTTTGAGAATTGAAGCCCTTTATATACATGTTTCCGAGCTCAAGCTTAAGAATAGTATCAAGTATGCCGCGTTGATTAGAATAGAGCTGTACTCACTGTTTGATTTTGAAAACTGGTGACAGGTTTGCAAAGTTAGACAAGACCAGCTATGATGAAAGGTAACAGAAGCTTTGATTTGGGTGCGGCGGTGCCAATTCAAATGAATGGACTCTTGCTCAGGTTGTTACATTATTTATTTAAGTTGGTGATGTCGGAATTTTGGAGCCATGCATGTATATGATGATATGGACAAATCAAAGAACTGGTGTATGCGCGTTTTGGTGGCCAAGTATACATGTGGAGTTTTTATATAATTGGTGCCAACCTTAGGTGAACCTAACACCAAGTTCACATTTATAATAGCTAACCGCACTAATACAATCTACGTGTGGATGCATGCAGAAGTCTGAAAATTTAATTAGGTCTAGTCTAAGAATGTAATTAAGGTTTAATATTaggggtttttgtctatttacccaatttttagagatttttttctcacttacccaattaagtttttttaattctctcttacccaaaacactttaaGGTGGTCTTTCCAAAtacattaagattttttttttgtttttaattttttttaataccattttacccttacccctttgttacttagagagagagaaaccatgggagacttcgccggagtcccgtCACCAGCCGCGAGAATCCggtcaactttcgccggattccggtcatcggatACCgcccaccggaaagttttttttgcaCCCAATAGACGTGTATACTGtgtattgccccaatagtctattgccctctaatagacgtctattgcctccaatagacgactatcagccatgtattgccccccaatagacgtctattgcccccgaatagaactttcggtagccAGAATAGgaattaatcttcctaaaattagacagataaaactttgattaaagaaaaaaatgaagaaattatatcaattttaaatgactattgcctcccaatagacatctattgccccctaatagaacttttGGTCACCAGAATGTGAACTAATCTCagtaaaattagataaataaaactttaactAAGCAAAAAATAGAGGATATTGCATCAATTCAGAAcatctattggggcaatagacgtttatttccccccaatagaaccatttttttcccttctttatttctttctgggccttctgcccatattttaccaaaaataaataaatgatttGGGCCcccagaaaatgctctgggcacccaaaatTGATTTGCATCGCTTTCCGGTATGAGGAGCGTTCAATGCACCAACTACGGTGCCTTTTGATCCAGTACCGTTGTCGTCGTCCCTGTGACCGAGGTCGGCTCCGGCCTCCACTGTCGAAAACAAACACTGTGCGGCCAATCGTTCAACAATCTTCTCTGGCACCACCAGCTCTACCAGGCGCTCCAACTCCTCCAAATTAGACTCATATACATTCATTCCACCACAAATCAAATTTaatcaaatcgaaaatccaaaTCGCAGACCAGAATCAAAATCATACAAACCTAGAAACTCAAACAAATTTCCGAAAGATTAAGATTGAATCCTTACGAGCTTTTGATGCCGAGTCTCTTCGCCTCAATCGGAGATGAAGTGGAAGGGTGAAGCTGGAGACAAAGCTGTTGATGCCGGAGCACTGGTCCGGGCAGAGTCTCCATCTCAACTCGAGAAAAACTCCTCCGCGTACGACCCTAGCTGCGAAGAAAGCTCAAAAACTCCTAATTAGGGCACTGCCGGCGTCGTGCTagggtgggagagagagagagtgtgtgtgtgtgtgtgtgatgccccggaaattcatatttattttctgaggattttccggaatctaatttgtggttattggatggttttgtggctcgtggatggagcggaagtgcttcggacgaatttttattcaaaaaatatgACTTTTGCGGTTGAAaattgtagagcgcatcgatacgagttcgtggacatatggaatgCGTCAATCAGAGTtcatatgaggaagttatggtcattggaagaagtttccattttagtataaatagaggtttTCCGgaaatattttcataatttccatttccatttccgcaagaccctttctctctctctcttctttctagGTCGACACCTTCAGTATCaaagtttttcgactgacccgacccaaacCCTGCCAACCCGAGCCGGCTTTTCCGGCATTCTCCGGctgtgaaactttccagatcggtTCTTCGTTGCCATCTGGTTGtctctgtggtgtcctctagctgCGATTCTAGGTGGTGGCGGCGTTAGAAGGAGGCGAAGTTTGGTGTATTCGGACtcgatcggttctccgatctccgacgtcggcgaggcttcaagtcttcttggttgagctcagagcaacatccttgatcgatccttggtggttgtttggatctattcacgtgaaacttggttcaactcggattgaacagtaatccacgggttgtgaggtagttttcgaccctttatgcttgttttctgacttcgagctagttatgaaaattcacaagcatgcttagatgaatagctttgatgttggaagttttgtgaaatattgagttttggccggtggagGAACTCCACCGCCTGTGggggcgttccggcggtgttctggCCATCTaggggactgtttctggtaatatatatgttctactcattgatacgagcgtttcgatatatagtatgaaaattttggagttcgtatggatttgttttgatttttaccgtttcatatcggtgaaattattcgatccgtgaggatttgagcatccgatcgacttgtggtttggacacatcgatcgtggaagtgttccggagactttgggaggtctcggaagtggtttcgcctcaatttggggtcactttgggaattttggttcgatttagggtttcgaacgttattccttgtgtttcatttactgaatcaaggctgtactttccttaggtacttgacgaagtattcttagACGGGTAGTTGGTGGTTAGGCtgttttgttctgtattgaagacgcagcgggaattcgaggtgagtaatctcacgaagttcattcacgaacgggcttacctttatcgttttgagagttattgatttaactgcacactatagttggtattagcaggcattcctgagcagatgactacatatattatatatattttacatgaaaaaaaatatatttggtggtttgtggatttttgAAAAGAATATGCCtggaatgatgctttttattgttttgggttgtggttttggaaaacaaatgattgtggaaatgattgatttcaatttgttttgaaaagcgttgagatttgagaaaagcgttgagatttgggtatgaaaataatatgcatgaattgatgctctttattgttttgtgttatggcttttcggaaaataatgattatggaaatgttgatttcgattattttcaaaagcgttgtgatttgtgtaacattttgggtccaatgtgactcctttaatgttttgctccaagggattgtgcggcccgaggaacgaaggtctatgaccttgggcagaatatcaggtactcatgtctttggccggacgagtggttacgtttcagttagagctctaatctgtctgccatataggtaattcatggggtaacgggaactggttattgataactcatgacattacgtggtTTTTAAGGTAATAAGGTGCAAGTTTTTTTCCTTAGTAACGATTTGAtaaaaatcaaggtgtgagttgctttctatggtacgattatggtacatttgatagaattcaaggtgtgagttgttttctatgttttattgatagaaattaaggtgtgagttgctttctatggtacgattatggtacatttgatagaattcaaggtgtgagttattttctatgttttattgatagaaatcaaggtgtgagttgctttctatgatacgattttggtacatttgatagaaatcaagaagtgagttgctttctatgttttatttgatagaagtcaagtgtgagttgttttctatgttttattttaaaagaaatcaaggtgtgagttggtttcttttatttcgatttgaaaggaaattaaagtgtgagttgttctcctttattttgtgtttttaaggATCAAAGTGTGATTTggcttcttgattgaaacgtgcggGGTTTATCCCTTGatttttgtgtgagttgttttgagttcctcatacgggcttgcaaaagcttaccgagtttgttgtgtggcaacccggtgcaccattccaacggtgtagaggttaatcctgcagggtaggataatcggggctgaagctgagataGCGCACTTGCAGCTTAaaggtaggaagccatttttgtgactttaccgttgataaggattTCCGTTGTAGTTAAACTCTgatgagcatttacgttttatcttgttgttgacaatttaattcgtaagtttatataatatatgactctgtggagtgggtcaatattgatatagtaggttcagggcatcaatatgtgcgtagtttaaagggaaaaaatttCTAGGTATTTgttattgatggctgaacgtccacgcatgtataattatgagattatatatcaatttttatttgtttaaaaatcaggggcgtaacagtgagagagagagagagagagagagagagagagagaagagagagagagacagagagacaaagagagagaggataagtgtaattaagtaattaagtcAAGGGTAAAACtattattttactttaaatAGTGTAAGtgggaataaatatttgttcttGGGGTAAATGAGAcaattttggctcattttggtgctttgggtcaaagacCCTAATATTAATGCGGCCATGCGGGCATGTTAATTTAGTGACCAGTGAGGTCATAACGATGTTTATGTTCATATTTATGCAAGTGAGGTTGGCGGTGTGTCTCCTCAAGTAAGGCTAAGATAACGAAAAATGTTGTATGTTTTTCTAAATTACGTACAAGAATTAATCCTcaaaattatattaaaaaaaaaaaaacaaccgaAATCATGATTTCTCATCTAAAATAGTGGATTATAGCccatgtttttttttggttaagatTGCATGTTCTTATTCTCTCACTAAAATGTGCATGTCCTTAATTCATGATTTTTAAGCAATTCTAGTACCGATGAAATTCAAAAATCTGGACCCAATCTTTTCTATGATTTTACAAGGTCAGAGAACttagaaattcataataaagaagaaaatcaatAACTTTGAGTGCGGTCACTTTGAACATATCATAAAGATCATGTTTTACCAATATATGGTAAAATTATGACACAAGAAAATTTgaataaaaagttattttaacATGATATGGCAAGCATGTCATGTCATGGCAAGTGATGATGGCATGTCAAAACATTCCAACTTGTACTATATATTTTTTCTGAAAGGAACTTGTGCTATATTTAAAAGAATAAAGTTTGTCAATCATAACTGAAAATTCCACCTACATATTGAAAAACATTGAAAAACTAGTTTCTAAATAGACCCAGCAACTGAAAAATTGtcctttatttttcaattttgcccTCATTATAATACACTCAGCATACACAAACCCACAAGTGTAGCGGTTGTTATTGTTTACCGACAACAATCCGGAACAAAAGAAACAACTAAGATCGAGGCGGTTCCTATTGCCCTTAAAGAAGACATAGAATTTTGCTACAAGCTCGTCATATTGTTCTGCTGCATTGTTGGCACAGAACTTTGCAAGTTCAGGGATTGCCATTGTGGGTTCATCTGATTTTCATGAGATTGCACTTTGAGGAATCTGGGATTGTGATTGCTGCATGTACTGCATATATGGTGAGGTAGCTGCCCTGGCTGCAGAGAAGAAACAGGCTTCCTGTGTCTATTTGTATTAATAAAATTTATTATCTGCTTCTCGTATAAACCCAACCTCTCCTTCAAACCAGGTGATATGTTAGTTTTGGAAATTTATAAGACTGTTATCAAGCGCTCCAGCATTGTCTTGAACATTTTCAGCTACTCAAGCTGATTTGACTTTCGCTGTTGTGTTGTGTTATTTTTGCTGGGTTTGTTTAAATCAGGGTAGAATGGGAAATATAGAATAATATTTAGAATGCTAGGTGtatttagatatttgctggatacatttagaaagacccaaaATCTTTAATACAAGAGGTAATAACgtcaaattaaaataataaaaaataaaattaatattaTACAAAGCTACTTAACCAATAACCACTCACTCCACCTTTTATAACTACCAACTCCTCAACACCCAACCTTTTATAACTACCATCTCCCCAACACCCATATCAAGTGCGTAGAGATTTCTAATTTGCAAAATTTGAACATCATATATTGCTTAATAACGGTCTAGGTCAACTTAGTGCTCAACCTTCATATATCAAGCGTtcttagagaaaagaaaagaaaaaaattctaagAGCAAAGTTCAGGCATCATTTAGCACCGCATGCAATCGAATGTATCATAGACATGTGTTACTGCCTAGTCTGCAGGGTGCTTGTAAAAGAAACTTTTATGTTTTTCTGAGTTTCTTGCCATCCCGACCTATAACAAAGATCA is a window from the Rosa chinensis cultivar Old Blush chromosome 2, RchiOBHm-V2, whole genome shotgun sequence genome containing:
- the LOC112188657 gene encoding xyloglucan endotransglucosylase/hydrolase 2, producing MSSSKVSVMLCLSAVLLSPFMAMAAAGNFYQDFDITFGEQRAKIFNGGQHLTLDLDQYSGSGFKSKKEYLFGRIDMQIKLVAGNSAGTVTAYYLSSQGPTHDEIDFEFLGNSSGEPYTLHTNVFSQGKGNREQQFHLWFDPTNAFHTYSLVWNSQRIIFLVDNIPIRVFNNLESVGVPFPKNQPMKIYSSLWNADDWATQGGRVKTDWTHAPFTASYRNFKANACVAGSSSSSCGVSTSASTNSLTDQQGTWHNQGLDAAGRNRIRWVQQKFMVYNYCTDLKRFPQGLPVECRRSRF